One genomic segment of Rivularia sp. PCC 7116 includes these proteins:
- a CDS encoding putative PEP-binding protein → MNKLYWLNEIKPSHRAQVGEKAFNLSTTMEHGYPVISGFVVSAETLHEYIENKSASQALVAELSDSSLHFDVDDWRQLQQMAMRLRQEIMVSSLPPGLLDQIYAAVKTWNSPYLVFRPSVALPNGRNNAENISGLYESVFCFSQKKEIEYGLKLVWSQLFSARSLLYWQKTGIDLRSINLAVLVQPVKNVISSGSLQANSSRWEIQATWGLGVAINWGEVQPDIYYVEPKTSRLSEQHLGHKILAYRCDNTTADESSEQGKTSVLTLEKTCLQICLVEEELQQQHALSRDNLAQITELAHQLIFQLGQDYLVNWTFIQEADSQKLYLTKVSKPNNTFSPCSLVKGIGVATGRVSASALVINKDNRITEQLPENIILVASEITPDWLPVLHQVKGIVAEQGGLTSHAAIIARELNIPAVVGINNVTKIIKNGDRLIIDGDSGEVHCLEGNTIEADTKEHIDNATLEGKEEKHLFSESLVLDVADQPAAANHLATWVSSSTPSISQPSKNLPMTSTQLMVNLSQPTMIDKALCFPVDGVGLLRSELMVLSILDRDNPYTWIRNGRQGKLLDLWTKRILEFVRNFSPRPVYYRSLDWRTHELPKLHHHGVKAAEPETALGQRGTFSYMQNSEVFDMELTALKSVQQSGYHNIRLMLPFVRTVEEFSFCRRKIEAAGLADIKEFELWIMAEVPSVLFLLPEYVKAGVQGISIGTNDLTQLLLGVDRDQALLARSFDERNPAVMAAISRLIGMAKEAGIPCSICGQAPALYPEIIDKLVEWGITSISVEPEALQRTYQAIYRAEQSLLLEAARRQLQ, encoded by the coding sequence GTGAATAAACTCTACTGGCTGAACGAAATCAAACCATCGCACCGCGCTCAAGTTGGTGAGAAAGCTTTTAATTTGAGCACAACAATGGAACATGGGTATCCGGTAATCTCTGGATTTGTTGTTTCAGCAGAAACTTTGCATGAGTATATAGAGAATAAAAGCGCTTCTCAAGCTTTAGTCGCAGAATTATCTGATTCTTCCCTACATTTTGATGTTGATGATTGGCGGCAACTGCAGCAAATGGCTATGCGTTTGCGCCAAGAAATTATGGTTTCGAGCTTACCTCCGGGGTTGCTCGATCAAATTTACGCAGCAGTTAAAACATGGAATAGTCCATATTTGGTTTTTCGTCCCAGCGTCGCACTGCCCAATGGAAGAAATAATGCAGAAAATATTTCTGGGCTATATGAATCTGTATTTTGTTTTTCTCAAAAGAAAGAAATAGAATATGGTTTGAAACTGGTGTGGAGCCAATTATTTAGTGCTAGAAGTCTGCTTTATTGGCAAAAAACGGGAATAGATTTGCGCTCCATTAATTTAGCAGTTTTAGTACAACCAGTTAAGAACGTAATTTCTAGTGGTTCCTTACAGGCTAATTCTTCTAGATGGGAAATTCAGGCAACTTGGGGATTGGGAGTAGCAATCAATTGGGGTGAAGTCCAACCCGATATTTATTACGTAGAACCAAAAACTAGCAGATTATCCGAACAGCATTTAGGACATAAAATTCTGGCTTATCGCTGTGACAATACAACAGCTGATGAATCTTCCGAGCAAGGTAAAACATCAGTACTTACCTTAGAAAAAACTTGCCTGCAAATATGTCTTGTTGAAGAAGAATTACAGCAACAGCACGCTTTATCTAGGGATAATTTAGCCCAGATCACAGAATTAGCACATCAACTTATTTTTCAACTCGGGCAAGACTATTTAGTTAATTGGACTTTTATCCAAGAAGCGGATTCGCAAAAGCTGTATCTGACAAAAGTTAGCAAACCAAATAACACCTTCTCACCTTGTTCTTTAGTTAAAGGAATAGGAGTCGCAACGGGAAGAGTGTCGGCAAGCGCTCTTGTGATAAATAAAGATAATCGCATCACAGAACAACTACCCGAAAACATAATTTTAGTAGCATCCGAGATTACCCCCGATTGGTTGCCAGTGCTGCATCAAGTAAAAGGTATTGTTGCAGAACAAGGGGGCTTAACCAGCCATGCTGCAATTATCGCCAGAGAATTAAATATTCCAGCAGTCGTTGGGATTAATAACGTTACAAAAATCATCAAAAATGGCGATCGCCTAATAATCGACGGTGACAGTGGCGAAGTACATTGTCTTGAGGGGAATACCATTGAAGCGGATACTAAAGAGCATATTGATAATGCAACATTAGAAGGCAAGGAAGAAAAACATTTATTCTCCGAATCCTTAGTTTTAGATGTTGCAGATCAACCCGCAGCAGCAAATCATCTTGCGACATGGGTGTCTTCCTCTACCCCCTCAATTTCCCAACCATCTAAAAACTTACCCATGACTTCCACCCAACTGATGGTTAACTTAAGCCAGCCCACTATGATAGACAAAGCGCTTTGTTTTCCGGTGGATGGTGTGGGATTATTACGCTCAGAACTGATGGTATTGAGCATACTTGATAGAGATAATCCTTATACATGGATTAGAAATGGAAGGCAGGGTAAACTACTAGACTTATGGACAAAAAGGATACTTGAATTTGTACGAAATTTTTCTCCTAGACCAGTTTATTATCGTTCCTTAGATTGGCGAACCCACGAATTACCAAAGCTTCACCATCATGGAGTGAAAGCCGCCGAACCAGAAACAGCATTAGGTCAACGCGGTACTTTCAGCTACATGCAGAATTCTGAAGTTTTTGATATGGAACTTACAGCACTCAAAAGCGTGCAGCAGTCGGGTTATCACAATATTCGTTTAATGTTGCCTTTCGTTCGCACTGTAGAGGAATTTTCTTTTTGTCGGCGAAAAATCGAAGCAGCAGGGTTAGCCGACATCAAAGAATTTGAACTATGGATTATGGCAGAAGTGCCGAGCGTATTATTTTTGCTGCCAGAATATGTAAAAGCAGGAGTGCAAGGAATTTCTATTGGTACAAATGACCTAACTCAACTATTGTTAGGGGTAGATAGGGATCAAGCTTTATTAGCAAGAAGTTTTGACGAACGCAATCCGGCAGTAATGGCTGCTATATCTCGATTGATTGGCATGGCGAAAGAAGCGGGTATTCCCTGTTCTATCTGCGGACAAGCTCCAGCATTATATCCGGAAATCATCGATAAATTGGTGGAATGGGGAATTACTTCTATATCAGTCGAACCCGAAGCGCTACAAAGGACATATCAAGCAATTTACCGAGCAGAGCAGAGTTTACTTTTAGAAGCAGCGCGTCGTCAGTTGCAGTGA
- a CDS encoding DUF1361 domain-containing protein codes for MKAELIELIARVIQVLQINIRWMTWNLFLAFIPLVLSVWLFRRIKRSRSSVWWFGFAVFFAFLPNAPYLLTDVIHLIDDIRTIQSVWMITLVLIPVYLIVILAGFEAYVISLINMGYYLHRIGKTQWILGMELITHALSAIGIYWGRFLRFNSWDFVTQPDAVITQGIEEILGKQPLVILAISFVILTVLHWLMKRVTLGFIRQGCTNIANNSSKASLKPQTSDE; via the coding sequence ATGAAAGCAGAATTAATTGAGTTAATAGCCAGAGTCATCCAAGTCTTGCAAATAAATATACGTTGGATGACTTGGAACTTATTTCTAGCTTTTATACCTTTAGTTTTAAGTGTATGGCTGTTCCGTCGTATCAAACGCAGCCGTTCTTCGGTTTGGTGGTTTGGGTTCGCAGTTTTCTTTGCTTTTCTACCAAATGCACCTTATCTGCTTACTGATGTAATCCATTTGATAGACGATATCCGTACAATTCAATCTGTGTGGATGATTACCTTAGTATTAATTCCCGTTTATCTAATAGTGATTTTAGCCGGATTTGAAGCTTATGTTATTTCGTTAATCAACATGGGTTATTACCTGCACCGAATTGGTAAAACCCAGTGGATTTTAGGAATGGAGTTAATTACTCATGCTTTATCAGCAATTGGTATTTACTGGGGAAGATTCTTACGCTTCAACAGTTGGGATTTTGTGACTCAACCGGATGCAGTAATTACTCAAGGTATAGAAGAAATTCTCGGCAAGCAGCCATTAGTGATTTTAGCTATTAGCTTTGTCATACTTACTGTGCTGCACTGGTTGATGAAACGAGTAACTCTAGGTTTTATTAGGCAAGGATGCACAAATATAGCAAACAATTCATCAAAAGCTTCTTTAAAGCCCCAAACTTCCGATGAGTAA